In Kangiella profundi, one DNA window encodes the following:
- a CDS encoding efflux RND transporter periplasmic adaptor subunit → MTKRILVGSAILIATIVIIVGLVSMKPEPPKKKPFVQAIVVDTKAVEAQDVQFIVDSQGPVLPVENSTLVAEVSGRITDVSDNFRVGAFVEKGEVLFTIDPANYVANVRSAEAALAQAQATYQDAKARTEQARKDWKKIGKGEPSDLVLRLPQLKQAEAAVQSAEADLMRARRDLDRTKVKANFDALIQSKMVGLGQFVNVGSQVATVYGTEYAEVRLPVPDQELAFLDVPDIDNPQQQPAVRLVGTYAGKEQIWFGKLVRTEGVVEQTNRLTYLVAQIADPYNLENKRDNSTPLRFGTFVRAEIAGKEREGLIALPRQALYFGNTVLILENESEVRLQEVTLARTEANTIYIDSGLQSGDEVIVTPVHNPVNGMKVQKVGSQAKTSTANNNDTALNTSADTAKQ, encoded by the coding sequence ATGACCAAGAGAATCCTAGTTGGTTCAGCAATATTGATTGCAACCATAGTAATTATTGTCGGCCTTGTAAGTATGAAGCCCGAGCCACCGAAGAAGAAACCATTCGTTCAGGCTATTGTGGTTGATACCAAGGCCGTTGAAGCTCAGGATGTTCAGTTCATTGTCGATAGCCAGGGACCGGTTCTTCCAGTTGAGAACTCAACACTGGTTGCAGAAGTCAGTGGACGTATTACAGACGTCTCGGATAATTTCCGTGTTGGCGCCTTTGTTGAAAAAGGCGAAGTCCTTTTCACCATTGACCCTGCTAACTATGTTGCTAATGTGCGTAGTGCCGAAGCAGCTTTGGCTCAAGCACAGGCAACCTACCAGGACGCCAAAGCAAGAACTGAACAGGCGCGTAAGGACTGGAAAAAAATTGGTAAAGGCGAGCCTTCCGATCTGGTATTAAGACTTCCTCAATTAAAACAGGCCGAAGCGGCTGTCCAGTCAGCTGAAGCAGACTTGATGCGTGCACGTCGTGATTTAGACAGAACAAAAGTTAAAGCTAATTTTGATGCATTGATTCAAAGCAAAATGGTTGGCCTAGGTCAATTTGTCAATGTGGGAAGCCAGGTTGCAACAGTCTATGGAACAGAATACGCAGAAGTTCGCTTGCCTGTTCCTGATCAGGAACTTGCCTTCTTGGATGTTCCAGACATCGACAACCCTCAACAACAGCCTGCAGTACGTTTAGTTGGCACCTATGCTGGCAAGGAACAAATCTGGTTTGGCAAACTTGTTCGCACAGAAGGTGTTGTTGAGCAAACCAACCGTTTAACTTACCTGGTTGCTCAAATTGCGGATCCATACAACCTGGAAAACAAAAGAGATAACAGCACCCCACTTCGTTTTGGTACTTTCGTAAGAGCCGAAATTGCCGGTAAAGAACGAGAAGGTTTGATTGCCTTACCAAGACAGGCACTTTACTTTGGTAATACAGTTTTAATTCTAGAAAATGAAAGTGAAGTTCGTTTGCAAGAAGTTACTCTTGCGCGCACTGAAGCAAATACCATTTATATTGATAGCGGTCTGCAATCTGGCGATGAAGTTATCGTGACACCGGTTCACAACCCTGTAAACGGTATGAAAGTTCAGAAAGTTGGCTCTCAGGCGAAAACCAGTACTGCAAATAACAATGACACCGCTCTTAACACCAGCGCTGATACAGCTAAGCAATAA
- a CDS encoding HpcH/HpaI aldolase/citrate lyase family protein — translation MESTLNYRPRRTMLYVPTHVERYLEKARGLAADSVIFDLQESVPPQHKQTARDGLIKAFSQSNDFEYSERIVRVNPLHTEWGKEDLEAIKNLDIDAILLPRIESADSLIQYIQQIDAIRSDELDIMINIESPLGVLHAEEICAASDRVSCVVMGVTDLSNELKITQTNDRSGLLTSLSLVVLAARAYKKCVIDGPHFDLKNIQACEFSCRQARDLGFDGKAVVHPIQLAYTNDAFTPKLDDINRAKAIIAAINQANEEGRNVAVIDDRLIEPSLKEWAERVLTLYNTVKELGQNELIGASR, via the coding sequence ATGGAATCAACGCTGAATTATCGTCCTCGCAGAACTATGTTGTATGTTCCGACACATGTTGAACGTTATCTGGAAAAAGCCAGAGGATTAGCGGCTGACAGTGTTATCTTTGATTTGCAGGAGTCAGTGCCGCCTCAACATAAACAAACCGCACGCGATGGTTTGATCAAGGCATTTTCCCAGTCAAATGACTTTGAGTATTCAGAGCGGATAGTACGCGTTAATCCCCTTCATACCGAATGGGGCAAAGAAGATCTGGAAGCTATTAAAAATCTCGATATTGATGCGATATTACTTCCTCGGATCGAATCCGCTGACTCCCTGATTCAGTATATACAGCAAATCGATGCTATTCGATCGGATGAGCTTGATATCATGATTAATATCGAAAGCCCACTCGGAGTTCTGCATGCAGAAGAAATATGTGCAGCCAGTGATAGAGTGAGCTGTGTAGTGATGGGGGTGACAGACTTATCCAATGAGTTAAAAATTACTCAAACCAACGATCGTTCTGGTTTATTGACCAGTTTGTCATTGGTTGTTCTGGCGGCAAGAGCTTATAAAAAATGTGTCATAGATGGTCCGCATTTTGATTTGAAAAATATTCAGGCCTGCGAGTTTTCCTGCCGACAGGCTCGCGATCTAGGGTTTGATGGTAAGGCGGTCGTGCATCCTATCCAGTTGGCATATACCAACGATGCCTTCACTCCAAAACTGGACGACATTAATCGTGCTAAAGCGATTATTGCGGCAATCAATCAAGCCAATGAAGAAGGTCGCAATGTTGCAGTAATCGATGATCGCTTAATCGAGCCTTCTTTGAAAGAGTGGGCTGAGCGAGTTCTAACGCTATACAACACAGTAAAAGAGTTAGGTCAAAACGAGTTAATTGGGGCTAGCCGATAA
- a CDS encoding MaoC family dehydratase — translation MNKSSVGRFFEDFSLGQLIEHPIPRTITEGDASLYIALTGSRFSLFSSHHLARKVGFAKPPVDNLLLFHIAFGKTVQDISLNAVANLGYAEVQFVLPAFIGDTISVLSEVIGLKENSNGKTGIVYVHSRATNQDGHLVASWKRWVMVHKKQEGMQNTYAVQPQLNSEVSPAHLAMPDQFNADNYSYISSGETFVFKDYQIGEWIDHIDGLTIDSTEHTMATKLYQNNAKVHFNYHQMQDSQHQQRLVYGGHIISLCRSLSHNGLANAQWLAAINGGAHLNPSYAGNTIYAATQVQNKYDLGFGMGALRLKTIGFKNIQWSSIKEQVCSANSSKDYPDNVVLDLDYTVLIPNPK, via the coding sequence ATGAATAAATCATCCGTCGGACGGTTCTTTGAAGACTTTTCTTTAGGGCAGCTTATTGAGCATCCCATTCCGCGCACCATTACAGAAGGTGATGCTAGTCTGTATATAGCCCTGACTGGTAGCCGTTTTAGTTTGTTTTCCAGCCATCACCTTGCGCGCAAAGTTGGTTTTGCTAAACCACCAGTTGATAACCTATTACTATTTCACATTGCCTTCGGTAAAACGGTTCAGGATATCTCTCTCAATGCAGTGGCTAATCTTGGCTATGCTGAGGTGCAGTTCGTACTGCCAGCGTTTATTGGCGATACCATTTCAGTGCTATCAGAAGTCATTGGTCTAAAGGAGAACTCGAACGGAAAGACTGGAATTGTTTACGTTCATTCTCGAGCTACCAATCAGGATGGTCATCTGGTGGCCAGCTGGAAGCGTTGGGTTATGGTACATAAGAAGCAAGAAGGTATGCAGAATACTTATGCTGTTCAACCACAGCTCAACTCAGAGGTTAGTCCTGCGCACCTTGCCATGCCCGATCAGTTTAATGCTGATAACTACAGCTACATTTCAAGTGGAGAAACATTTGTTTTCAAGGATTACCAGATAGGGGAGTGGATTGATCACATAGATGGTTTGACGATTGATTCAACTGAACACACCATGGCGACTAAGCTCTATCAGAACAATGCCAAAGTCCATTTTAACTATCATCAGATGCAGGACAGTCAGCATCAGCAGCGTCTGGTTTATGGTGGCCACATTATCTCGTTATGCCGCTCACTTTCACATAATGGCCTCGCTAACGCACAATGGCTAGCTGCGATTAATGGCGGTGCACACCTAAATCCTAGCTATGCAGGTAATACCATCTATGCGGCAACTCAGGTACAAAATAAATACGATCTTGGGTTTGGTATGGGTGCATTAAGATTAAAAACGATTGGTTTTAAAAATATTCAATGGTCCTCCATTAAAGAACAGGTTTGTTCAGCAAATAGTTCTAAAGACTACCCGGACAATGTTGTTCTTGATTTAGACTATACCGTTCTGATACCTAATCCAAAATAG
- the pyk gene encoding pyruvate kinase, producing the protein MFKRTKIVATLGPATESDDTIRSLIQAGANVFRLNFSHGEAKDHIHRAEQIRRISRDMNRYVAILGDLQGPKIRIARFKKGKINLEVGATFILDSELEKEAGDEERVGIDYKQLPSDLKEGNHLMLDDGRIQLEVKRLTSTEIVTEVIIGGVLSNNKGINLLGGGLSAPALTDKDRADIKIAAAMHVDYLAVSFPRSADDMHEARKLLQKAGGNSNLVAKIERAETVNDDKILDAIIMASDAVMVARGDLGVEIGDAQLIGVQKHIISRSRALNRVVITATQMMESMIHNPIPTRAEVFDVANAVLDGTDAVMLSAETATGDNPARTVQAMANVCLGAEKQSMIRMSRHRNEMSFDLIDEAIAMATMYTANHLKGVKAIVALTESGSTALWLSRIRSGMPIFALSRNEQTLRKVALYRGVEAIEFDPTVLAKHDVNRLAVEELRLRNFVEDGDLVIITKGDSMGVLGGTNAMKIVRVGQVH; encoded by the coding sequence ATGTTTAAACGCACCAAAATAGTTGCCACCCTAGGTCCCGCTACAGAATCCGACGACACCATTCGCTCATTAATTCAAGCTGGTGCCAATGTATTCCGCCTTAACTTTTCACATGGAGAAGCCAAGGATCATATTCACCGTGCAGAGCAAATCCGTCGTATATCAAGAGATATGAATCGATATGTCGCCATACTAGGCGATCTCCAGGGGCCAAAAATTCGCATCGCCCGATTTAAAAAAGGCAAAATCAACTTAGAGGTTGGCGCTACTTTTATATTGGATTCAGAGCTGGAAAAAGAAGCTGGTGACGAAGAGCGTGTTGGCATTGATTACAAGCAACTTCCTTCTGACTTAAAGGAAGGCAATCACCTGATGCTCGACGATGGTCGAATCCAGCTAGAAGTAAAGCGTTTAACGTCAACTGAAATTGTGACTGAAGTGATCATTGGTGGCGTGCTGAGCAATAACAAAGGTATCAATTTGCTGGGAGGTGGTCTTTCCGCCCCTGCCCTGACAGATAAAGATCGCGCTGACATCAAAATTGCTGCAGCCATGCACGTCGATTATTTAGCAGTATCGTTCCCAAGAAGTGCTGATGATATGCATGAAGCACGTAAGCTTCTACAAAAAGCTGGTGGTAACAGTAACCTCGTTGCCAAAATTGAACGTGCTGAGACCGTTAATGACGACAAAATTCTTGATGCAATCATTATGGCCTCTGATGCCGTCATGGTAGCACGTGGTGACTTGGGCGTTGAAATTGGCGATGCGCAGCTAATTGGCGTACAAAAACACATTATCTCGCGTTCGCGTGCTTTAAATCGCGTAGTGATTACTGCAACGCAAATGATGGAAAGCATGATCCACAATCCTATTCCGACGCGCGCAGAAGTATTCGATGTCGCTAATGCCGTGCTGGATGGAACTGATGCTGTAATGCTTAGTGCCGAAACAGCAACTGGCGATAACCCTGCTCGTACCGTTCAGGCAATGGCTAATGTCTGCCTTGGGGCAGAAAAGCAATCCATGATTCGAATGTCTCGTCACCGTAACGAGATGTCGTTTGACCTGATTGATGAAGCGATTGCCATGGCAACCATGTATACCGCCAATCACCTCAAAGGTGTTAAGGCAATCGTTGCACTCACCGAGTCGGGCTCTACGGCCTTATGGTTATCGCGGATTCGTTCCGGCATGCCAATTTTTGCATTAAGTCGAAACGAGCAGACACTTCGTAAAGTGGCGCTTTATCGCGGTGTTGAAGCCATCGAATTTGATCCAACCGTACTGGCCAAGCATGATGTTAACCGATTAGCAGTTGAAGAGTTACGTCTGAGAAATTTTGTGGAAGATGGCGATCTGGTCATCATCACTAAAGGTGACTCGATGGGCGTACTGGGCGGTACCAATGCCATGAAGATTGTTCGTGTTGGTCAGGTTCATTAA
- a CDS encoding DMT family transporter — MTFGLGELFALSSAICWATAIILFKHSGETLSASALNLFKNILATFLLVPTALFVEGIQFPQLDAYQWTIVAISGFIGIALSDTWYFLALRKVGAGNTAIVSSLYSLFVIVLSVLFLNETLHWTQFIGFLMVLIGIILVTWQRNRKNVDTPVLWQGLALAAGAVFLNAVGVVMVKRILEGDGFFWIISLRLIGGILGSIGLLLVSRKLLKVIHEIKQPRDWRILIIASVLGTYISMILWLSGYKYTDAIIASVLNETSVLFIVLFAWIFLKEEVSRRRLTGVVLAFLGVLVFVYNSGGQG, encoded by the coding sequence ATGACGTTCGGTTTGGGCGAGCTGTTTGCACTATCGTCAGCTATCTGCTGGGCCACAGCAATTATATTATTCAAACACTCCGGTGAAACGCTCAGCGCCAGCGCACTCAATCTATTCAAAAATATTCTAGCAACATTCCTCTTAGTACCAACAGCGCTTTTTGTTGAGGGCATTCAATTTCCCCAGCTTGATGCCTATCAATGGACTATTGTTGCCATTAGCGGTTTTATTGGAATCGCTTTGTCTGACACCTGGTACTTCCTGGCGCTAAGAAAAGTGGGAGCCGGTAATACCGCCATTGTTTCCAGTCTTTACAGCCTGTTTGTCATAGTGCTGTCAGTTTTGTTCCTGAATGAAACACTGCATTGGACTCAGTTTATCGGCTTTTTGATGGTATTGATTGGCATCATTTTGGTTACCTGGCAGCGAAACAGGAAGAACGTTGATACCCCAGTACTTTGGCAGGGTCTTGCTCTCGCTGCAGGTGCTGTATTCCTGAATGCCGTTGGTGTGGTGATGGTAAAGAGAATTCTTGAAGGTGATGGCTTTTTCTGGATTATCAGTTTGCGACTGATCGGTGGAATTCTTGGCTCAATTGGACTTTTGTTAGTTAGCAGGAAACTTTTAAAGGTGATTCATGAAATAAAGCAGCCCAGAGATTGGCGAATATTGATTATTGCCAGTGTGCTCGGTACTTATATTTCGATGATTCTATGGCTTTCAGGCTATAAATACACGGATGCAATAATTGCATCCGTTTTAAATGAAACTTCGGTACTGTTTATTGTTTTATTTGCCTGGATTTTTCTTAAAGAAGAAGTCAGTCGTCGCAGACTTACTGGTGTTGTTTTAGCCTTCCTTGGCGTTTTGGTATTCGTTTATAACAGTGGTGGTCAGGGGTAA
- a CDS encoding alpha/beta hydrolase family protein produces the protein MKPLFLLLGLLAFNAGEAQAFEPFTAEDMVTMKRVASPTLSPDGKTVAYMLRTTDLEADKGTYDIYTVSTATGENTPKQITTDPASDTSPKWSADGNYLYFLSSRSGSNQLWRHSAKSGNIEQVSDLPVSIGTYHLSPKNDRIVFSASVYPDCETLVCSKEKMEAAAENKQEGKLYDKVFVRHWDHWLDGTQSRLFSAKLSDEPLSDATPLSHSLNGNVPSSPFGGDEEYTISPDGQKVIFTLRIADNKEPTSTNFDLYEVSITGGKVKNLTKENLAWDTQPVFSPDGKKLAWLAMDRPGFEADRRQLKIRDLKTGKTENITKDWDRSFYGFKFSKDGKQVFLYGNHIGKNVIWSLDLKTKQHTQLTDTGYVAAFDVGQDKIVYQYDDLKKPADLYVMGLDGSNKRQLTAVNQDVMSELEFGDYEQFSFKGWNDETVYGYIVKPVDFEEDKNYPLAFLIHGGPQGSFGDHFHYRWNPQTYAGQGFVAVMIDFHGSTGYGQDFTDSITGDWGGKPLEDLQKGMAYIDSNYDFVDTDNACALGASYGGYMINWIAGNWSDQFKCLVNHDGIFDNRMMYYSTEELWFVEWENGGTYFDKPENFEKYNPVHYVKNWKTPMLVVQGSKDYRVPETQSLATFTALQRQNIPSQLLIFENENHWVLKPNNSIQWHQVVNNWLHQWLNEE, from the coding sequence ATGAAACCTTTATTTTTATTATTAGGCTTACTGGCATTCAATGCTGGTGAAGCTCAGGCTTTTGAGCCATTCACGGCGGAAGATATGGTAACTATGAAGAGGGTGGCCTCTCCTACTCTTTCTCCTGATGGCAAAACAGTGGCATACATGCTACGAACCACTGACCTTGAGGCTGATAAAGGGACTTATGACATTTACACAGTCAGTACTGCCACTGGAGAAAATACGCCCAAACAAATTACCACTGACCCTGCTTCTGATACTAGCCCAAAATGGTCTGCAGATGGCAACTACCTTTATTTCTTATCAAGTCGCAGTGGAAGCAATCAGCTTTGGCGTCACTCGGCTAAGTCAGGCAATATCGAACAGGTTTCTGACCTACCTGTAAGTATTGGTACTTATCACCTTTCACCAAAGAATGATCGAATTGTTTTCAGTGCGTCGGTTTATCCAGATTGTGAAACCTTAGTATGCAGTAAAGAAAAAATGGAAGCTGCAGCCGAAAATAAACAAGAAGGAAAACTGTATGACAAAGTCTTTGTGCGCCATTGGGATCATTGGCTGGACGGTACCCAAAGCCGTCTGTTCAGCGCGAAGCTCTCTGATGAGCCATTGAGTGATGCTACGCCCCTCTCTCACAGCTTAAATGGCAATGTTCCTTCGAGTCCTTTTGGTGGTGATGAGGAATACACAATTAGTCCTGATGGCCAAAAAGTAATCTTCACTTTACGCATTGCCGATAACAAAGAGCCTACTTCGACTAACTTCGATCTTTATGAGGTTTCAATCACCGGTGGCAAAGTTAAGAACCTGACAAAGGAAAACCTGGCCTGGGATACCCAACCGGTATTCAGCCCAGATGGTAAAAAACTGGCCTGGCTGGCAATGGATCGTCCAGGCTTTGAAGCTGATCGTCGTCAGCTTAAGATTCGCGACTTAAAAACTGGTAAAACTGAGAACATCACTAAAGACTGGGATCGATCATTCTATGGCTTTAAGTTCAGTAAAGATGGCAAACAGGTTTTCTTGTACGGCAACCATATCGGTAAGAATGTTATCTGGTCACTGGATCTGAAAACCAAACAGCATACTCAATTAACCGATACAGGTTACGTTGCTGCCTTCGATGTTGGCCAAGACAAAATTGTTTACCAGTATGATGATCTGAAAAAACCAGCAGACTTATATGTCATGGGTCTTGATGGTTCTAATAAACGTCAGCTAACGGCAGTTAATCAGGACGTCATGTCTGAACTTGAATTTGGTGACTATGAACAGTTCAGCTTCAAAGGCTGGAACGATGAAACGGTTTATGGCTATATTGTTAAGCCTGTCGATTTTGAGGAAGACAAAAACTACCCTCTCGCATTTTTGATTCATGGTGGCCCACAAGGCAGTTTCGGTGATCACTTCCATTATCGCTGGAATCCACAAACCTATGCTGGCCAAGGTTTTGTCGCAGTAATGATCGATTTCCACGGCTCTACCGGCTATGGCCAGGACTTTACTGACTCAATTACAGGCGACTGGGGTGGCAAGCCACTGGAAGACTTGCAAAAAGGCATGGCTTATATCGACTCAAACTATGACTTTGTTGATACCGACAATGCCTGCGCACTGGGAGCTTCTTATGGCGGTTATATGATCAATTGGATTGCCGGTAATTGGTCAGATCAATTTAAATGTCTGGTTAACCACGACGGCATTTTCGACAACCGTATGATGTATTACTCAACCGAAGAGTTATGGTTTGTTGAATGGGAAAATGGCGGCACCTATTTTGATAAGCCCGAGAACTTTGAAAAATACAACCCAGTTCATTATGTTAAAAACTGGAAAACTCCTATGCTGGTGGTACAAGGCAGTAAAGACTATAGAGTTCCTGAAACTCAATCTCTGGCGACTTTCACTGCACTTCAGCGTCAAAACATTCCTAGCCAATTGTTGATTTTTGAAAACGAAAATCACTGGGTTTTAAAACCAAATAACAGCATTCAATGGCATCAGGTTGTCAATAATTGGTTACATCAATGGTTGAATGAGGAATAA
- a CDS encoding efflux RND transporter permease subunit gives MVKQYDTHSGIISWFARNSVAANLLMIFIIVAGFIGLSHLRQQVFPDIVINSVSIQVPYPGAAPQEVEEGIVILIEENIKDIEGIKKVTSTASEGMGSINIEIEDNYEVSEVMDEIKVRVDAIPNLPDLAERPVIYENRMQRQVMRLNVFGDANERTLKEYAKDIKDELLALPNVSLVEVEGARPYEVGIQVSDYQLRKYGLTLQDVANAVRSHSLDLPSGTIKTLGGDILVRTKNQAYDAYDFAKIPVITRPDGTTLLLADIAAIDDGFAEWNFLSRFDGKPTVSLRVRSSLESDDLLIAEQIYDYLDKKTPTLPAGISIEAWGDGTYYLKGRLEMMQKNMLAGIILVFIVLALFLRFKLAFWVMIGIPLCFLGAFALMYMYPGFAMTINMITLFGFILVLGIVVDDAIIIAESAWASIEEKGHSIDSVVEGAKRVALPATFGVLTTIAAFYPMLAISGPWSNAMASMGLVVMFCLMFSLIESKIILPAHLAHMKLNKLEDTKSPKLRAVKGFFRAIRLKVKDLLSRFINNVYKPKLETFLNYRGLTILTFVCLLFITTIGFIGSGWVKTSLFPNIPNDGVFVEIKMAEGATADQAMSNVQIVWDKLNELHNEVEAEHGIGVFQHAFMWTRENTGAYMWTELVKSENLPINQFDLIDRWRDKVGTLPAVEEISFGGGGGGPGGDGVGYRLVGTDIEELQIVTEKIRAKLAEYDGVYDISDNLSGGKEEIVVEVKPHGYNLGLSTQILSQQVRNAFYGSEAQRFLRDNEEVKVFVRYPLEDRRSIGNLEQMPIRTPSGEYVTFTDVANYDVQEGFSRISRIDGVRANRISADVSPQAAITSGEIHQDMMQNVIPGILAQHPTVKLEPGGPSEDQQKLTKELGIGGLIALILIYGLMAIPLKSYIKPVVVMSAIPFGIIGAMVGHLLLDINLSMFSFFGIIALSGVVVNDSLLMVDFIGRARAEGMSRIEAAINAGTRRFRAIILTSLTTFFGLLPITTETSLQAQLVIPMAVSLAFGIVFATVITLIWVPCLYVTLGSIKDWFLGRDAKSLSKKEEAYENN, from the coding sequence ATGGTCAAACAATACGATACACATAGCGGAATCATCTCCTGGTTTGCACGCAATTCTGTTGCTGCGAACCTTTTGATGATTTTCATCATTGTTGCGGGATTTATTGGGCTTAGCCACCTTCGTCAACAAGTATTCCCTGATATTGTTATTAACTCAGTAAGTATTCAGGTTCCTTATCCAGGAGCGGCTCCACAAGAAGTCGAAGAAGGCATTGTTATCCTGATCGAAGAAAATATTAAGGACATTGAAGGGATCAAAAAAGTGACTTCAACTGCTTCTGAAGGTATGGGAAGCATTAATATCGAAATTGAAGATAACTATGAAGTCTCTGAAGTCATGGATGAGATAAAAGTTAGGGTCGATGCTATCCCTAACTTACCTGATCTTGCTGAACGTCCGGTCATTTATGAAAACCGTATGCAACGCCAGGTTATGCGCTTAAATGTATTTGGCGATGCCAATGAACGCACCCTGAAAGAGTATGCAAAAGATATTAAAGACGAGCTACTGGCACTACCTAACGTCAGCTTGGTTGAAGTTGAAGGTGCTCGCCCTTACGAAGTTGGCATTCAAGTCAGCGATTACCAATTGCGCAAATATGGATTAACTCTTCAAGACGTTGCTAATGCAGTACGAAGCCACTCTCTTGATTTACCAAGCGGTACTATTAAAACGCTTGGTGGTGACATTCTGGTAAGGACCAAAAATCAGGCTTACGATGCTTATGACTTTGCGAAGATTCCGGTAATCACACGTCCTGACGGTACAACTTTATTGCTTGCAGACATTGCAGCTATCGACGATGGTTTTGCTGAGTGGAACTTCTTGTCACGCTTTGATGGTAAGCCCACTGTAAGCCTTAGGGTCCGCTCATCTCTTGAGTCTGATGACCTTTTAATTGCTGAACAAATCTACGATTATCTAGACAAGAAAACTCCGACTTTACCAGCTGGTATTTCAATCGAAGCCTGGGGCGATGGTACTTATTACCTGAAAGGTCGTCTCGAGATGATGCAGAAGAATATGCTTGCCGGTATTATTCTGGTGTTCATAGTTCTAGCACTCTTCTTAAGGTTTAAACTTGCCTTCTGGGTAATGATTGGCATTCCGTTGTGCTTCCTGGGTGCTTTTGCCCTGATGTACATGTATCCCGGTTTTGCCATGACCATCAACATGATCACCCTCTTTGGCTTTATTCTGGTGCTGGGGATCGTGGTCGATGACGCGATCATCATTGCAGAAAGCGCCTGGGCGTCGATTGAAGAAAAAGGCCATAGCATTGATAGCGTTGTCGAAGGGGCAAAGCGAGTCGCCCTTCCTGCAACCTTCGGTGTTTTAACCACCATTGCAGCGTTTTACCCAATGCTGGCAATCAGCGGGCCTTGGAGTAATGCAATGGCATCCATGGGCTTGGTGGTAATGTTCTGTTTGATGTTCTCGTTAATTGAGTCGAAGATTATTTTGCCGGCCCACTTGGCTCATATGAAATTGAACAAACTGGAAGATACCAAAAGCCCGAAACTTCGAGCGGTCAAAGGTTTCTTCAGAGCTATCCGCCTTAAGGTAAAAGATCTCTTATCACGCTTTATTAATAATGTTTACAAGCCAAAGCTGGAGACTTTCCTTAATTACAGAGGTCTGACAATTTTAACCTTTGTTTGTTTATTGTTCATTACCACCATTGGTTTTATCGGAAGTGGCTGGGTTAAAACCAGTTTGTTCCCGAACATTCCAAATGATGGCGTCTTTGTCGAAATCAAAATGGCTGAAGGTGCTACTGCTGACCAAGCCATGAGCAATGTGCAAATTGTTTGGGATAAGCTCAATGAGTTGCATAACGAAGTAGAAGCTGAGCATGGTATTGGTGTATTCCAGCACGCCTTTATGTGGACTCGTGAAAATACCGGTGCTTACATGTGGACTGAGCTGGTTAAAAGTGAAAACTTACCCATTAACCAGTTTGATCTGATCGACCGCTGGCGCGATAAGGTCGGCACCCTACCCGCAGTCGAGGAAATCAGTTTTGGCGGCGGTGGCGGCGGCCCAGGTGGTGATGGTGTCGGTTATCGTCTGGTTGGTACAGATATCGAAGAGTTACAAATCGTGACTGAAAAAATTCGTGCAAAACTTGCCGAATATGACGGTGTTTACGATATCAGTGATAACCTTTCCGGCGGTAAAGAAGAAATCGTGGTTGAAGTAAAACCTCACGGTTACAACCTTGGATTGAGTACACAAATTCTTTCTCAGCAAGTTCGTAATGCCTTCTACGGCTCTGAAGCGCAGCGTTTCTTGAGAGACAATGAAGAAGTTAAAGTGTTTGTCCGTTATCCTCTGGAAGACCGCCGCTCTATTGGTAATCTGGAGCAAATGCCTATCCGAACTCCGTCAGGTGAATACGTAACTTTCACTGATGTAGCTAATTATGATGTGCAGGAAGGCTTTTCGCGTATCTCTAGAATTGATGGCGTTCGTGCAAATCGCATTAGCGCAGATGTCAGCCCTCAGGCTGCGATCACTTCTGGAGAAATCCATCAAGATATGATGCAAAATGTCATTCCTGGCATCTTGGCACAACACCCTACGGTGAAACTTGAGCCAGGCGGCCCAAGTGAGGATCAGCAAAAACTTACCAAGGAATTAGGCATTGGCGGTTTAATTGCGTTGATTTTAATTTACGGCTTAATGGCTATTCCTTTGAAGTCGTATATTAAACCAGTAGTCGTCATGTCAGCCATTCCATTCGGTATTATTGGTGCCATGGTCGGACACCTGCTGCTAGACATCAATCTAAGCATGTTCTCTTTCTTCGGTATTATTGCCTTGTCAGGTGTTGTAGTGAACGATAGCTTATTGATGGTGGACTTCATCGGACGTGCTCGCGCAGAAGGTATGTCACGAATTGAGGCAGCAATCAATGCTGGTACGAGACGTTTCCGCGCCATTATCCTAACGTCACTCACTACCTTCTTTGGCTTGCTTCCAATTACCACAGAAACCAGCTTGCAGGCGCAATTGGTTATCCCAATGGCTGTTTCACTAGCCTTTGGTATCGTATTTGCTACAGTAATTACGCTAATCTGGGTACCTTGCCTGTACGTAACCTTAGGCAGTATCAAAGACTGGTTCCTTGGTCGTGATGCTAAAAGTCTAAGCAAAAAGGAAGAAGCGTACGAAAATAATTAA